In a genomic window of Myotis daubentonii chromosome 18, mMyoDau2.1, whole genome shotgun sequence:
- the CFAP141 gene encoding cilia- and flagella-associated protein 141 isoform X2 — MASFKTPGFQRYLILKKMINRWRNAHTLCLWQMTLSQRRNPYITLRIQDAMVQELALANKQLLMVRQAALHQLFEREHQQYQQELNQMGKAFYVERF, encoded by the exons ATGGCCAGTTTCAAAACACCA GGTTTTCAAAGGTACCTGATACTTAAGAAGATGATTAACAG GTGGCGAAATGCACACACTCTCTGTCTGTGGCAGATGACATTGAGCCAGAGGAGAAACCCTTATATTACTCTGAGGATTCAGGATGCCATGGTACAGGAGTTGGCACTGGCCAACAAGCAACTATTGATG GTCCGTCAAGCCGCCCTGCACCAGCTGTTTGAAAGGGAGCATCAGCAGTACCAGCAGGAGCTAAATCAGATGGGCAAAGCTTTCTATGTGGAAAGATTCTGA
- the CFAP141 gene encoding cilia- and flagella-associated protein 141 isoform X1 codes for MTTETLVTEPNRKSLLSLPRPHETKSINMSTENLAKTDSGFQRYLILKKMINRWRNAHTLCLWQMTLSQRRNPYITLRIQDAMVQELALANKQLLMVRQAALHQLFEREHQQYQQELNQMGKAFYVERF; via the exons ATGACTACTGAAACCTTGGTTACTGAACCAAACAGAAAGAGCCTGCTCAGTCTCCCCAGACCACATGAGACAAAGTCTATAAACATGTCTACGGAAAACCTGGCGAAGACAGACAGC GGTTTTCAAAGGTACCTGATACTTAAGAAGATGATTAACAG GTGGCGAAATGCACACACTCTCTGTCTGTGGCAGATGACATTGAGCCAGAGGAGAAACCCTTATATTACTCTGAGGATTCAGGATGCCATGGTACAGGAGTTGGCACTGGCCAACAAGCAACTATTGATG GTCCGTCAAGCCGCCCTGCACCAGCTGTTTGAAAGGGAGCATCAGCAGTACCAGCAGGAGCTAAATCAGATGGGCAAAGCTTTCTATGTGGAAAGATTCTGA